A window from Betta splendens chromosome 1, fBetSpl5.4, whole genome shotgun sequence encodes these proteins:
- the LOC114867713 gene encoding P2Y purinoceptor 1-like, which yields MNCTKLGDPCGHRPWYEFHECAEAPYAFVFYFAVKVFNLVLGTPCNVLVMWHINSKKSDASTSDIFIFNLAVLDAYFCLMTPVELLNRVQMDDYRIWYFARFAYGIKDVAPLFLMCICLDRYVAVVHPMLFTGIRDNKIRIGISVVVWALILAHGLVKSVFGVMSVNEVFSSVIMIAFIVMVFCNLSVIWVLRRSVAGKEEMHPVKKKALKMVLIILAIIVASYLPVFFMPFVSYYSFVVFQCQISIAVYSIMDLSCSVEPLVYLVKMERVSVSCCRRKSAKTLHDPKA from the exons ATGAACTGCACCAAACTCGGTGACCCGTGCGGACATCGACCCTGGTACGAGTTCCACGAGTGCGCCGAGGCCCCGTACGCCTTCGTCTTCTACTTCGCGGTCAAGGTGTTCAACCTGGTGCTGGGGACGCCCTGTAACGTCCTGGTCATGTGGCACATCAACAGCAAGAAGAGCGACGCCTCCACCTCTGACATCTTCATCTTCAACCTGGCCGTCCTGGACGCCTACTTCTGCCTGATGACGCCCGTTGAGTTGCTGAACCGGGTCCAAATGGACGACTATCGCATCTGGTACTTTGCGAGGTTCGCGTACGGGATTAAGGACGTAGCGCCGCTCTTTCTG ATGTGCATCTGCCTCGATCGCTACGTGGCCGTGGTTCACCCAATGCTGTTCACCGGTATTCGAGACAACAAGATCCGCATCGGCATTTCCGTGGTGGTCTGGGCGCTCATCCTGGCTCACGGCCTCGTCAAGAGCGTCTTCGGGGTCATGAGCGTCAACGAGGTCTTCAGTAGCGTCATCATGATCGCCTTCATCGTCATGGTCTTCTGCAACCTGTCCGTCATCTGGGTGCTCCGGCGCTCGGTGGCTGGGAAGGAGGAGATGCACCCGGTGAAGAAGAAGGCCTTGAAGATGGTGCTGATCATCCTGGCCATCATCGTGGCCAGCTACCTGCCCGTGTTTTTCATGCCCTTCGTGTCCTACTACTCCTTCGTGGTGTTCCAGTGTCAGATCAGCATCGCCGTGTACTCCATCATGgacctgagctgcagcgtggAGCCTCTAGTCTACCTCGTAAAGATGGAGCGAGTCAgcgtcagctgctgcaggcggaaATCTGCCAAGACGCTTCACGACCCCAAGGCCTAA